A stretch of Lathyrus oleraceus cultivar Zhongwan6 chromosome 6, CAAS_Psat_ZW6_1.0, whole genome shotgun sequence DNA encodes these proteins:
- the LOC127091068 gene encoding cationic amino acid transporter 7, chloroplastic gives MATHASSFSSLRAYLLAVSQTPSRFARRGFSVSTSYEEMSRVRARSGTSMRKTLRWFDLVGFGIGGMVGAGVFITTGTATHNFAGPAVVLSFAIAGFCALLSAFCYTEFAVDMPVAGGAFSYLRVTFGEFAAFLTGANLVMDYVMSNAAVARGFTSYVGTTIGVSPEKWRIIIPSFPKGFNQIDMVAVAVVLLITIVICYSTRESSVVNMILTALHILFIAFVIVIGFWKGSWKNFTQPANPENPSGFFPHGAAGVFNGAAAVYLSYIGYDAVSTMAEEVKEPVKDIPIGVSGSVIIVTVLYCLMAASMCMLLPYDMINPEAPFSAAFKSDGWGWVSRVIGVGASFGILTSLIVAMLGQARYMCVIGRSNMVPAWFAKVHPKTSTPVNASAFLGIFTAAIALFTDLDVLLNLVSIGTLFVFYMVANAVVYRRYVAAGTTNPWPTVSFLLSFSFTSIVFTLIWKIVPTGVAKAAMLIACGVFAVAILEFFHFTVPQARKPEFWGVPLMPWIPAMSIFLNLFLLGSLDGKSYIRFGVFSAVTVLFYVLYSVHASFDAEGDGSLDQNVESKERVDQSFKV, from the exons ATGGCTACCCACGCCTCATCTTTCTCCAGCCTCCGAGCCTACCTCCTAGCCGTATCTCAGACTCCATCTCGCTTCGCTCGGCGCGGCTTCTCCGTCTCAACCTCGTATGAAGAAATGAGCCGCGTACGAGCCAGGTCCGGCACCAGCATGCGGAAGACTCTCCGCTGGTTTGACCTAGTCGGTTTCGGTATCGGCGGAATGGTCGGCGCCGGAGTGTTTATCACCACCGGTACCGCTACGCATAACTTCGCCGGTCCCGCTGTTGTCCTATCTTTCGCCATTGCCGGTTTCTGCGCTCTTTTATCCGCCTTTTGCTACACTGAGTTCGCCGTTGATATGCCGGTTGCCGGTGGAGCTTTTAGCTACCTCCGCGTCACATTCG GTGAATTCGCGGCGTTTTTAACCGGCGCGAATCTCGTTATGGATTACGTTATGTCCAATGCCGCCGTCGCTAGAGGCTTCACGTCGTATGTCGGAACCACAATCGGTGTCTCTCCCGAGAAATGGAGGATCATAATTCCTTCTTTTCCAAAAGGATTTAACCAAATAGACATGGTTGCTGTGGCAGTTGTTTTACTCATCACAATCGTTATCTGTTACAG TACGAGGGAGAGTTCAGTGGTGAATATGATATTGACAGCTTTGCATATATTGTTCATAGCATTTGTGATAGTGATAGGCTTTTGGAAAGGGAGTTGGAAGAATTTTACACAACCGGCTAATCCGGAGAATCCTTCTGGTTTTTTTCCTCACGGTGCGGCCGGTGTGTTTAACGGTGCGGCCGCGGTTTATTTAAGCTACATTGGTTACGACGCGGTTTCGACAATGGCAGAAGAGGTTAAAGAGCCTGTGAAAGATATTCCAATAGGTGTTTCTGGATCTGTTATTATAGTGACGGTTCTTTATTGTCTTATGGCAGCTTCTATGTGCATGCTTCTTCCTTACGATATG ATTAATCCTGAGGCACCATTTTCAGCTGCTTTTAAATCAGACGGTTGGGGATGGGTGTCAAGAGTGATAGGAGTGGGGGCCAGTTTTGGAATATTGACATCATTGATAGTGGCTATGTTGGGTCAGGCTCGCTATATGTGTGTAATAGGTCGTTCTAATATGGTCCCTGCCTGGTTTGCGAAGGTCCACCCAAAAACATCTACTCCTGTCAACGCCTCTGCTTTTCTTG GGATATTCACAGCAGCCATTGCACTTTTCACTGATCTTGATGTACTTCTCAACCTTGTATCAATTGGAACACTCTTTGTTTTCTACATGGTCGCAAACGCCGTTGTTTACCGACGCTACGTCGCTGCAGGGACAACAAATCCATGGCCAACAGTGTCCTTTCTCTTATCATTCTCCTTCACTTCCATTGTGTTCACCCTTATTTGGAAAATCGTACCAACCGGAGTAGCAAAAGCCGCGATGTTAATTGCTTGCGGTGTGTTTGCCGTAGCAATATTAGAGTTTTTCCATTTCACAGTTCCTCAAGCTAGAAAACCGGAATTTTGGGGTGTTCCTCTTATGCCTTGGATACCGGCTATGTCAATATTTTTGAACTTGTTTTTGCTCGGATCACTCGATGGAAAATCGTATATTCGGTTCGGAGTGTTTTCGGCTGTTACGGTGCTGTTCTATGTGTTATACAGTGTTCATGCTAGCTTTGATGCAGAAGGTGATGGTTCTCTTGATCAAAATGTGGAATCAAAAGAAAGAGTGGACCAAAGTTTCAAAGTGTAG